The Coffea arabica cultivar ET-39 chromosome 8e, Coffea Arabica ET-39 HiFi, whole genome shotgun sequence genome window below encodes:
- the LOC140012672 gene encoding uncharacterized protein produces MHRSNREVAFLDPEIERTLRRQRRNTPHQKEQEIWQPIEEILIELPFEEEMAENDPNRRILRDFALPGTQDSQTSIVRPTVNANNFEIKPSLIQMVQQSQYGGNATEYPNSHLSTFLEICDIIKFNGVSDDAIKLRLFPYSLRDKAKVWLQSHPPNTFTTWAELTKAFLNKFFPPGKTAKLRMDITSFSQQEGETLYEPWERYRELQRRCPHHGLPDWLVVQTFYNGLTYPTKTHVDAAAGGALMGKITREAQQLIEEMATNNYQWANERGKTRRTAGMLEVDTLNMLSAKMDNVVKMLNRHVGSSSNQGVVVACCTTCGGDRDDSMCFSSEQVQYLNNYNRPPQNNPYSNTYNPGWRNHPNFGWKDQGNQQRPVNPPGFQPKQSLPESKPTWELAIEKLANVSNDKIEKLASATTQRFKRIEGRMNQLTNIYRNVEVQLGQIANAVKNRNQGDLPSKTEIPSYAKFLNEIMTKKRRLVDSETIALTEECSAIIQNKLPPKLKDPGSFTVPCTIGNVEFSKALCDLGASVSLIPLTVTRQLGLKELKHTNIFLQLADRS; encoded by the exons atgcaccgatCAAATCGAGAAGTTGCATTTTTAGATCCTGAAATTGAGAGGACACTACGGAGACAAAGGAGGAATACACCACATCAAAAGGAACAAGAGATTTGGCAGCCGATTGAGGAAATCTTGATAGAGTTACCATTTGAGGAAGAAATGGCGGAAAATGACCCAAATAGGCGAATTCTACGAGATTTTGCTTTACCGGGAACACAAGATTCTCAAACTAGCATTGTAAGGCCAACGGTAAATGCTaataattttgagattaaaccatcactGATTCAAATGGTACAACAATCTCAATATGGAGGTAATGCTACCGAATATCCAAATTCTCACTTGTCAACATTTCTTGAAATCTGTGATATAATTAAGTTTAATGGTGTTAGTGATGATGCAATTAAACTTCGATTGTTTCCATATTCACTAAGGGACAAGGCCAAGGTTTGGCTACAATCTCATCCTCCTAACACTTTTACTACTTGGGCTGAATTAACTAAGGCTTTTCTTAATAAATTCTTTCCACCTGGAAAAACTGCTAAACTTAGAATGGATATAACTAGTTTCTCTCAACAGGAAGGAGAGACATTGTATGAACCTTGGGAGCGCTATCGGGAATTGCAACGAAGATGTCCTCATCATGGTTTACCAGATTGGCTAGTAGTCCAAACATTTTACAATGGTCTCACCTATCCAACAAAGACGCATGTAGATGCGGCAGCGGGAGGAGCATTGATGGGAAAGATAACTAGGGAAGCTCAACAATTGATTGAAGAAATGGCTACtaacaactaccaatgggcAAACGAACGAGGTAAAACAAGGAGAACCGCAGGTATGCTTGAAGTAGATACtttgaatatgttaagtgcAAAAATGGATAATGTGGTTAAGATGCTTAATAGGCACGTTGGTTCTAGTTCTAATCAAGGAGTAGTTGTTGCATGTTGTACTACTTGTGGCGGAGATCGTGATGATTCTATGTGTTTTAGCAGCGAACAGGTTCAATATCTCAACAATTACAACCGTCCACCCCAAAACAATCCATACTCTAATACCTACAATCCAGGATGGCGTAATCACCCGAATTTTGGATGGAAGGATCAAGGGAATCAACAAAGACCAGTTAATCCACCAGGCTTTCAACCAAAACAATCACTTCCGGAGTCCAAACCAACTTGGGAATTAGCAATTGAGAAGTTGGCAAATgtatcaaatgataaaattgaaaagttagccAGTGCCACTACTCAACGGTTTAAAAGAATTGAAGGAAGGATGAACCAACTCACTAATATATACAGGAATGTTGAGGTCCAATTAGGGCAAATAGCAAATGCGGTTAAAAATCGTAACCAAGGGGATTTACCTAGCAAGACTGAG attccttCATACGCAAAGTTTCTCAATGAGATAATGACTAAGAAAAGGAGGTTAGTAGATAGTGAGACAATTGCATTAACGGAAGAATGTAGTGCCATCATACAAAACAAATTGCCACCAAAGTTGAAAGATCCAGGGAGTTTCACAGTTCCTTGCACTATTGGTAATGTAGAATTCTCTAAAGCACTTTGTGACCTTGGCGCAAGTGTGTCATTGATCCCTTTAACTGTGACTAGACAATTGGGGTTGAAAGAGTTAAAGCATACTAACATTTTCTTGCAATTGGCTGACAGGtcttga